Genomic DNA from Desulfuromonas versatilis:
CGCCACCTGGAAGCTCCCCTCCACCCCCGATGACCCCTCGCGGGCGGTGCTCGAGGGCGTGCGCCAGTTGCTCGGCGAGCGCCCCGGGCTGGTCTTTCACGGCTCCACCGTGGCCACCAACGCCCTGCTCGAGGGCAAGGGGGCGCGCCTCGCGCTGGTGGTTACCGAGGGCTTTCGCGACCTGCTGCTGATCGGCCGGCAGAACCGGCCCGCGCTCTACGCCCTGCACCCGGTGCGCCACCGGGCGCTGGTGAGCCGCGAGCTGGTGGTCGAGGCGGCCGAGCGGACCCTGGCCGACGGCACCGTCGAGACCCCGCTGGTCGCGGAAGAGATCGCGCGGGTGGTCGCGGCGGCCCAGGCGACCGGCTGCGAGTCGGTGGCGATTTGTCTTTTGCACTCCTACGCCAATCCCGGCCACGAGGCCGCCCTGGCCGCGGCCCTCGAAGCGGCCGGGCTGAAGGTCAGCGCCTCCCACCAGATCCTCCCCGAATACCGCGAATTCGAGCGCGCCTCGACCACCGCGGTCAACGCCGCGGTCTCGCCGGTCATGACCCGCTACCTGGGGCGCCTGCAGCAGGGTCTGGGGCAAAGCCTGCTGCGCATCATGCAGAGCAACGGCGGCTCGATCATGGCCGGAACCGCCGGCAGCGAGGCGGTGCGCACCATCCTCTCGGGCCCGGCCGGCGGCATGGTTGGCGCCTTCGAGACCGCCCGGGCGGCCGGCTTCGAGCGGATCATCACCTTCGACATGGGCGGCACCAGCACCGATGTGGGCCTCTGTCCCGGGCAGATCCCCTTTACCGCCGAGACGGTCATCGCCGATTGGCCGGTCAAGGTGCCGATGATCGATATCCACACCGTCGGCGCCGGCGGCGGCTCCATCGCCCGCCTCGACGCCGGCGGCGCGCTGCGGGTCGGACCCGAGAGCGCCGGGGCGGACCCGGGGCCGATCTGCTACGGCCGAGGCGAGCAGGTCACGGTCACCGACGCCAACCTCTACCTCGGGCGGTTGCTCCCGGAGCGCTTTCTCGGCGGGCGGATGCCTTTGCACCTGGAGCGCTGCCGCGAAGGAGTCGAGGCGCTGGCCCGCCTGGCCGGCATCGACCCGGTGCATCTCGCCGAAGGGGTGCTCGAGGTGGCCGAGGCGACCATGGCCGGGGCCCTGCGGGTGGTCTCGGTGCAGCGCGGCCACGACCCCCGCGACTTCGCCCTGCTCCCCTTCGGCGGCGCCGGCGGCCTGCACGCCTGCGCCTTGGCCGAGAAGCTCGCCATCCCGCGCATCCTCATCCCGGTCCACCCGGGGCTGCTCTCGGCGGTGGGCCTGGTGCTCTCCGACGTGATCCGCGACTATTCCCACTCGGTGCTCTGCTCCGCCGACACCCCCCAGGACGCCCTGATGGGCTTCTACCGGCCTCTCGAGGAGCAGGCCCGCGCCGACATGGCCGGCGAGGGGATCGAAGGCGCGGCGCTGCTCCTGGAGCACTCCCTCGATCTGCGCTATCGCGGCCAGTCCTTCGAGGTCAACGTCCCCTGGGAGGGGGATTTCGCCGCCGCCTTCCACGCCCGCCACCAGGAGCTCTACGGCTACCAGGATGAGGCCCGCGAGCTGGAGATCGTCACTTTGCGGCTGCGCGCCGTCGGCCGGGGTCCGCGCCCCGACCTGACCCTGGGGCACTGCAGCGGCGACGAGCTGCAGCCGGCGCAGGCGGTTGCGGTGATCCTTGACGGCAAGGCCAGCGAGATCCCCCTCTACCAGCGCGAGGAGCTCCCCTGCGGGGTGGCCTTCACCGGCCCGGCGCTGGTGGTGGAGGAGACCGCCACCCACCTGGTGCGCCCCGGGTGGTCGGTGCGGGTCGACCAGCGGGCGAATCTGGTACTGGAAAAGAAGGCGTAAAAGCAAAAAAAGGACTGCAATTGGACACGGATAAAATCTGATAAGGTCGGATTTAAGGGAAAAACTACAAAACCAAGGCCCTCTCCGAGCTCTTTGCGAGCGCACGCGCCGCCGGCCCCGGGTTTTCGCCCTTACCAGTCACGAGTCACGAATCACCAGTCACGGATTTATGCAAAAAGCCATCGATCCCATCCGCCTCGAAGTGCTCAAGAACCGCTTCACCTCGCTGACCGAGGAGATGGGGGCGGTGCTGATGCGCACCGCGTTTTCGCCCAACATCAAGGAGCGCCGGGACTTCTCCTGCGCCCTGTTCGATCGTAGCGGGCAGATGATCGCCCAGGCCGCCCACATCCCGGTGCACCTGGGCTCCATGCCGCTGTCGGTGGCCGCGGCCCTGGAGCGCAACGACCTGGCCCCCGGCGACATGATCCTGCTCAACGACCCCTACCGCGGCGGCACCCACCTTCCGGACGTGACCCTGGTGACGCCGGTGTTTCTCGGCGAGGACGCTCCCGAGTTCTTCCTCGCCAATCGCGCCCACCACGCCGATGTCGGCGGCATGAGCGCCGGGTCGCTGCCGCTGTCCACGGAGATCTTTCAGGAGGGGCTGCGCATACCGCCGGTGAAGATCGTGCGCGGCGGCCAGCTCGATCGCGAGCTGCTGGCCATGTTTCTGGCCAACGTGCGCACGCCGGTGGAGCGCGAGGGGGACCTGACCGCCCAGCTGGCCGCCAACCGGGTCGGTGAGCGGCGCCTGCGCGAGATCGTCGGCCAGTACGGCCTGGCCGAGGCCGAGTGCTATTGCGGCGCCCTGCTCGACTACGGGGCGAAGTTGATGGCCGAGGTGATCGCCGCCATCCCCGACGGCAGCTACCGCTTCGAGGATTTTCTCGACGACGACGGGGTGGGCGAGGCACCGGTGCCGATCCGCTGCACCCTGACCGTGGAAGGAGAGCGGGCAACGGTCGATTTTTCCGAGAGCTCAACCCAGGTCGCAGGCTGCGTCAACGCGGTGCGGGCCATTACCCTCTCGGCGGTGTTCTACGTCTTTCGCCTGCTGGCGCCGGAGGAGATCCCCAACAACGCCGGCTGCATGCGCCCGGTGGAGGTGATCACCAAACCGGGCACGGTGGTCGACTGCCGCTTCCCCGCGGCGGTGGCCGGCGGCAATGTCGAGACCAGTCAGCGCCTGGTCGACGTGCTGCTCGGCGCCCTGGCCCGGGCCTTGCCCGAGCGGATCCCGGCGGCCAGCGGCGGCTCGATGAACAACCTGACCATCGGCGGGGTGGACCCGCGTTCGGGGGAGCTGTTCGCCTACTACGAGACCATCGCCGGCGGGGCCGGAGCGGGGCCGGCAGGCATCGGGGCAAGCGGCATCCAGACCCACATGACCAACACCCTCAACACCCCGGTGGAGGCCCTCGAACATGCCTATCCCCTGCGGGCGCGCCGCTACCGGCTACGCGACGGCTCGGGAGGGAGCGGCCGGCACCGCGGCGGCGACGGGGTGGTCAAGGAGTGGGAGCTACTGGGGGATGCGCGCATCACGCTGATCAGCGAGCGGCGCCGCACGGCTCCCTACGGTCTGCAGGGGGGCGCCGCGGGCGCAAGGGGCCGCAACCGTCTGCTGCGCAACGGCAAGGTCACGGAACTGCCCGGAAAATGCTCCATCGAGGGGAAGGCCGGTGACCGGCTGATCGTCGAAACCCCCGGCGGCGGTGGGTGGGGGGGATTAAAATCCTGATACGGAAAAACCCCCGCCCGTTTCCTGCGGAGATCAACGCACGAAACCGGGCGGGAGTCTACCAGCCTCAGGCCGACTTAAAAGGAATCCCCTGCTTCGCTAGTTGCCCGGAGAGGTATGGGGGGTAAACTCATAACCGCAGGCCGGGCACTTCACTTTGGCCTTTTCGCCAGTGGCTGTGGAGGTCGCGCAGGCGGCGAGGGAAAGGACGAGCAGGGCGGTAGTGATGTAAGCAGCCAGTTTTCGCATTGTTTCCATCCTTTCACGGGGTTGGGGGCTTGTCCGAAGCAACTATCTTACACCTGAAGTATAACATGTCAACGGGTTATGCAATGTCCGGGGAAGAATTCAGAAAATTTGTGCGCAGCCTCGAGGCGCGGGGCGAATTGACCCGGGTGAGGGTTCCCGTCGACCCGCTGCTGGAAATCGCCGCGATCACCGACCGGGTCTGCAAATCCCCCGGCGGCGGCCCGGCGCTGCTCTTCGAGCAGGTTAAGGGGGTGCGCTTGCCGGTGCTGACCAACCTGTTTGGTTCTCCCGGACGCATGGCCGCCGCCCTGGGCGTCGAAGATCTCGAGGAGCCGGGGCGGCGTCTCGCCGCCGCCATCGCCCCGCTGGCCGGAAGCGGGGCCGAGCGGCTCCAGCGCCTGCTGGCCGAAAGCCACCTGCAGCCGGTCATGGTGGGGGAGGCGGCTTGCCGCGAGGTGCGCGACGAGTCCCCCGACCTGCGCTGCCTGCCGGCCCTCAAGGGCTGGCCCGGCGACGGCGGGCGCTTTTTCACGCAACCGCTGGTATTCACCCGCCACCCCGAAAGCGGCGCGGTCAACTGCGGCTTGTACCGGGTGCAGGTGTTCGATGCTCGCGGCGCCGCTCTGCATTGGTCCCCCGGCTCCGGCGGGGCCGCCCATTACGCGGCCTGGCAGGCCAGGGGGGAGCGGATGCCGGTGGCCATCGCCCTGGGTGCCGATCCCGCCCTGGTGCTGGCCGCGGCGGCCCCCCTGCCGGCGGGGATCGACGAGGCGGTGTTTGCCGGGTGGCTGCGCGGCAGGCCCCTGGAGATGACCTTTAGTCTTGCCGGGGAACTGGCGGTGCCGGCGGCGGCCGAAATCCTCATCGAGGGGTACCTGGAGCCCGGCGAAATGCGCCCCGAGGGGCCCTTTGGGAACCACACCGGGTACTACGCCCCGGCCGCCCCCTGCCCGCTGCTGCACGTTACCGCCGTCAGCCACCGGCGCGACCCCCTCTGCCCGGCCACCGTGGTCGGCCGCCCGCCCATGGAAAACTGTTGGCTGGGGCGGGCCATCGAGCGGCTGTTTCTGCCCCTGCTGCAGGTGGATGTCCCCGAATTGGCCGATTTTCGCTTCATCCTCGAGGGGATGTTTCACGGCTGCGCCCTGGCCTCGGTGGCCGCCGGCGACGATCCCGAGCGGGGCAAGAAACTGCTGCGCCGCCTCTGGTCGGGGGGGCTGCTGAAAAAGGCCCGCATGCTGGCGGCCTTCGACGCGGAGGTCGACCTGCGCGACGGCTCGCTCTGCCTGTGGCGGGCGTTCAACAACGTCGACCCGGGCCTTGACCTGCTGGTGGATAAAGGCCGGCTCGGCATCGACGCCACCCACCGCGACGGCCGCCCCGCCGTCGAGCCCGATCCGGCCACCGCGGCCCTGGTCGCGGCACGCTGGGCGGAGTACGGAATCAAACTGGACGATTGAATTTACCAAAGGAACCCGTTTTGCCCCCTTCCCCCATCGAAACCCTCCGCGAAGTCTTCGGCTTCAGTGAATTTCGTCCCCACCAGCAGCAGATCGTCGAATCCCTGGTCGCCGGGGAGGACGCCTTCGTGCTGATGCCCACCGGCGGCGGCAAGTCGCTCTGCTACCAGGTGCCGGCCCTGTGTCGGGAGGGGGTGGCGATCGTGGTGTCGCCGCTGATCTCGCTGATGAAGGACCAGGTCGACGCCCTCACCGCCAACGGCGTGGCGGCTGCCTTCTACAACTCCTCGCTGGCCAGCGCCGAGGCGCGCCGGGTGCTGGCGCGGCTCCACGCCGGCGAGCTCGACTTGCTCTACATCGCCCCCGAGCGGCTGATGAGCGAGGAGTTCCTAACCCGGCTGCGGGAGATCCCCCTGGCCCTGTTCGCCATCGACGAGGCCCACTGCGTCTCCCAGTGGGGGCACGATTTTCGCCCCGAGTACATCCAGCTGGGACAGCTGCGCCGGCATTTCCCCGGGGTGCCGCTGGTCGCTCTGACCGCCACCGCCGACCCCCAGACCCGCGCCGACATCCTCGAGCGCCTCGGGCTGCGCCAGGCGCAGGTGTTCGTCGCCGGCTTCGATCGGCCCAACATCCGCTACAGCGTCGCCGACAAGCTCAAGCCGGCCAGCCAGCTGGCCGCTTTTCTCAAAACCCGCCGCAGCGAGTCGGGGATCGTGTACGCCCTCTCCCGCAAGCGGGTCGAGGAGGTGGCGGCGCGCCTGGCGGCCGCCGGTTACCGGGCCGCCCCCTACCACGCGGGGCTGCCCGACGAGGAACGGCGCCGGGTGCAGGAGGCGTTTCTGCGCGACGACCTGCAGGTGGTGGTGGCCACCGTCGCCTTCGGCATGGGGATCGACAAGCCCAACGTGCGCTTCGTGGTGCACTACGATCTGCCCAAGAACATCGAGAGCTACTACCAGGAGACCGGCCGCGCCGGCCGCGACGGCCTGCCCGCCGAGGCGCTGCTGCTGTTCGGCTTCGGCGACGTGGCCATCGCCCGGGGGCTGATCGACAAGGGGGGCAACCCGGAGCAGAAGCGCATCGAACTGCACAAGCTGAATGCCATGGTCGGTTTCGCCGAGGCGCAGAACTGCCGGCGCCGGGTGCTGCTCGGCTATTTCGGCGAGCCGCTGGAGGAGGATTGCGGCAACTGCGACGTCTGCCTCAACCCGCCCGAGACCTACGACGCCACCGTCGATGCGCAAAAGGCCCTCTCCTGCGTTTACCGGGTCGGGCAGCGCTTCGGCGTCGGCCATGTCATCGAGGTGCTGCGCGGCGCCAACACCCAGCGACTGCGGGAGCTGGGGCACGACCGGCTCTCCACCTACGGCATCGGCGCCGACCACCCCGCCGAGATCTGGGGGAACCTGATCCGCCAGCTGATCCACCTCGGCTACCTGCGCCAGGACGTCGCCAACTACTCGGTGCTCAAGCTCACCGAGGCGGCCCGCCCCCTGCTGCGCGGCGAGAAGGCCCTGGTGCTGCCCAAGCCGCGGCTCAAGGCGGTGGCCGAGAAGAAGGCGCCGCGCAAAAAGGCCGGTGAGCTCGACTACGACCCGGAGCTGTTCGACGCCCTGCGCGCCCTGCGCAAGCGCCTGGCCGACGAGGCCGGGGTCCCTCCCTACGTGATTTTCGGCGACGCCACCCTGGCCGAGATGGCCGCCTACCTGCCCACCGGACGCGACGAGCTGCTGCGCATCAACGGGGTCGGCAAGCTCAAGCTGCAGAAGTACGGCGCCCAGTTTCTCGAGGAGATCGTCAGTTTTCTCCACCGCTGAGCTGGCGTCAAATTTGCTTGCAGGTAAGGCGGGGAGTTCGGCTCCCGAAAATCGAATCCAAGGAGACAGCGCATGGCCCTGCAGTGGAAAGCCGAATATTCAGTCGGGGTAGAGATCATCGACGCCCAGCATCAGGAGCTGTTTCGGCGCTTCGGCGCCCTGACCGAGGCCTGCAAGCAGGCCAGGGGGAAGGAACAGCTTGCGGAACTTCTGGACTTTCTCAGTGATTACATAGTCTTTCACTTCAACGACGAAGAGTCTCAAATGCTGCGCTACGGCTATCCCGGTTTTGCCGGGCACCGGGAGGAACACCGCAGCTTCATGGGCAGGATCGAGGCGCTGAGAAAACAGCTGGCCGAGGGGGGGAGTTCCTTTCCCCTGCTGGTAGAAACCAATGAAGCGGTGCTGCGCTGGCTGATCATGCATATCCGGAAAGTTGACACGGCTTTTGGCGAATACCTCCAGGGTCGGTCCTGATTCCCCCTCGGAGCTGCCGTTTCTTCGCCAAAAGGCGGCAGCCCCTTCGCCCTCCCCCGATCTTCTCCCTCGTGAAGATTCGGCCGGAAGATCGCTCCCTTTTCTGCGGCTGGGCAGAACATTGCCCATTTGACGAACCTGGCGGGGCGGCTAAACTGGACCCATGGGTTCGTTATTCGGCCGTGTCATTTTTCCCCGGGTGCAGCCTTGGCTCAAATCCGGCTGCCTGCTGGTGGGAGCCACGCTGCTGGCCGGCTGGCACCACGTCCTTTCCGAAGAGGCCTTTTTCTCGGTGGACCCTGGTGCCCGCTACAGCGAGGTGCGCGCCAACCCTCAGGCCTGGCTGGGGAGCACCCTGCTGCTGGCGGGGGTGATTTCCGACTACCGTGCGACGTCTGCCGGGACGACCCTGGAGATTCTCTGCTACAGCCGCGATGAACAGGACGCGCCGCAGGAATTCGACGCCAACTGCGGACGGTTTCTGGCCCGCACCTCGGGGGAGCTCGACCCCGAGGCCTATCGCAAGGGGCGCCGCGTCACCCTGACCGGCCTGGTGGCAGGCAAGCAAGTCTTTCCCGGCGGTGAATTCGGCGAAGAGGTGCTGGTGTTCGAGATCGGCGAAATCTACCTCTGGCCCCTCCCCGAAAAGCGCCGCTATTATCCCGCCTACCCCTGGTACGATCCCTGGTACGACCCCTTCTACCATCGGCCCTACTGGCATCGGTATCCCTACAGGCACTGGTAGCCTGTCGGCAAGGTGGTCCCATGCTGATTCGCATCGGTTACGATATCCGTTTCGATTTTCCCGGTCCGACCCCCCTGCTGCTCCTGCTCTTCGTCCACCCCTCGCGCTGCGCCGACCTGGAGCGGCCGGACCGGCTCCGCTCGGCCCCTGCCCTGCAGATCGAGGAGTTCCTGGACGGCTTCGGCAACCGCTGTGCCCGGACCCTGGCCCCGGCGGGTCCGCTGCGCCTGTCCGCCGACACCCTGGTTCGCGACGACGGCCTGCCAGAACCCGCCTTCCCGGAACTGCGCCAGCATCCGGTCAGCGAACTGCCCGTGGAAACGCTCCCCTTTCTGCTCGGCAGCCGCTACTGCGAAACCGATCTGCTCGCCCCCGTGGCCTGGCGCCTGTTCGGGGCCTGTCCTGAGGGTTGGCCGCGGGTTCAGGCGGTCTGTGACTGGGTCCATGAGCACATACGCTTCGGTTACGAGCACGCCCGCGCCGACAAGGGGGCCTGGGAGGTGTTTCGCGACCGGCGCGGGGTGTGCCGGGACATGGCCCACCTGGCGGTGGCCTTCTGCCGTTGTCTTCATATCCCCGCCCGCTACGCCAGCGGCTATCTGGGGGATATCGGCATCCCCCCCGATCCCCTGCCGATGGATTTCAACGCCTGGTTTGAGGCCTACCTCGGCGGAGCCTGGCACACCTTCGACCCCCGGCACAACACCCGGCGCATCGGGCGGGTGTTGATGAGCCTCGGACGCGACGCCACCGACACCGCGCTGACCACCGCCTTCGGGCGAAATAACCTGACAGGTTTCCGGGTGATCACCGAGGAGGTCGGCTAGGAGGGGGGCCCGGCCGCATGCGGCCCGGGGGATTCGGGGTCAGGGGCCGGGTGTCTTGGCGGGAAGCAGGACAAAGAAAGTCGTCTCCCGGTCGAGTTGCGACTCGCACCAGATGCGCCCACCCAGGCGCCTCACCAGGGCCCGCACGTAGGCCAGGCCCATGCCGTCCCCCTTGACGTCCTGTTTCCCTGAGCGGCGGAAGATGGCGAAAACCTTTTCCAGATCCTCTGCGGCGATGCCCCGGCCGTTGTCCCGGAAGGCAAAGCGGATAAAGGGCCCCTGGTTTTCGGCGTTCACTTCCAGGAGCCCTTTTCGCGAGGGATCAAGGTATTTGACGGCGTTGTCGAGCAGGTTGCCGAAAATCTGTTCCATGGCCAGGGGGTCTGCGGCAACCGGGGGCAGTTTTCCCAGGACCACCTCGACCTGGCGGGTTTCGAGCTGGTGGGCCAGGGTTTTGAGAATTTTTTCCACCAGGGCCCGGGTATCGACGGTTTCCATGGAGAGTTCCCGGTGGCCGACCCGGGAGAGTTTGAGAATCTCGTCGATCTGAAAACTCATCCGGGCCACCGAGGAGTTGATGAAGTCGAGGGCCTCGGGGACGTCCTGTCTGAGTATCAGCTCCAGCTCGTGGCGCCTGGATTCATCGAGCTGCGCCAGGTATTCCTGAAGCTGCTCGTCGAGATCGCCCAACGCGGCGGTCAGCTCTGCGGAGAACCCCTTGATGTTGACCAGCGGGGCGCGCAGGTCGTGGGAGACGATATAGGTAAAGCTCTTGAGCTCCTCGTTGATCTGCTGCAGCTCGCCGGCGAAGTGTTCGGCCTTTTCCTTGGCGGCGGCGATCTCGTTGCGGGCTTTCTCCAGGGTGAGGATTTCGTGCTGCTGGCGGTGCTGGGTTTCGAGCAGCCTGGCGTTGCCGATGCGGATGCCGATGATCGGTGCCAGTCCCATCAGCAGGCTGATGTCCCCCTGGGTCAATGGCCGGTTGCCCCGGTGGTTTTCCACCGCCAGCACGCCGATGGCCTCGTCGCCGCTGATGATGGGGCAGGCGATGAAGGATTTGACCCCCAGTTGGCGGAGCATTTCCAGCCCTTCGGCAGAGAGCCGATCGGCGATTTCCTCGATGCGGTTGACCATCTGCGGTGTCTTTTCCAGAAACGCCCTGGCCAGCGGTCCATGGCCGCCGGGCAGCCGGTACGGAACTGGAGATGCCTCCAGGCTCCGGCGATGTTCCTCAGCCCATCCGTAGCCTTCCCTGAACACGAGCTTTTCCTCTGCCTCATCGGCGAGCATGATGACCCCGCGGTCGAAGTCGAGGCGTTTTTCAAGGATCCGCAGGATGCCGTGGAGGATATCGCCGATCTGGGTCTTTTGGCTGATGGCCTGACCGACTTCGTTGGTGATCAGGGCGTTGTTGTAGTTGGTGTTGATCTGCTGGATGAGCTGGTCGGCCGGATCGCTCAGGCTGCTCAGGTGCCCGCGCAATCCCCGCTTTTCGAGGTTCTCGGCGAGCAGGGTCAGGCCCAGGACGCTCAGCAGGGAAAACGGCAGGGCCCACTGCAGGGCGAATTCAGGATCATGGAAATACACCGCCAGGGTGCCGCAGGCGAGCAGCGGGCCCGCCAGATTGCGGACCAGTTTGAGCTGGCTCCAGGCAGGTTTCTTCCAGGACAGCAGGTAGCGGCAGCAGCTGTCGCCCTGGAACAGGCACTCGGGGTGCTCGAGGGCGTCGAGCCGGCAGCCGAAGATCTGCAGGATGGCTTCAAAGGTGCCGAAGCGGTTCTGGCACTGATAGGGCTGCTCTTCCACTCCGGGGTGGGGGGTGACGAGCAGCTCGAAGCGGTTTTTCCCCAGGCGACGAGAGCTGTATTGCGCCGAGCGGGAAAAGCTGACCGCCGCCTTGCCGACCAATTCGAAGGCTCTGGCGGGACCGAGCAAGCCGA
This window encodes:
- a CDS encoding hydantoinase/oxoprolinase family protein; translated protein: MNSSAPNLSLLGVDTGGTFTDLVLVDGETVATWKLPSTPDDPSRAVLEGVRQLLGERPGLVFHGSTVATNALLEGKGARLALVVTEGFRDLLLIGRQNRPALYALHPVRHRALVSRELVVEAAERTLADGTVETPLVAEEIARVVAAAQATGCESVAICLLHSYANPGHEAALAAALEAAGLKVSASHQILPEYREFERASTTAVNAAVSPVMTRYLGRLQQGLGQSLLRIMQSNGGSIMAGTAGSEAVRTILSGPAGGMVGAFETARAAGFERIITFDMGGTSTDVGLCPGQIPFTAETVIADWPVKVPMIDIHTVGAGGGSIARLDAGGALRVGPESAGADPGPICYGRGEQVTVTDANLYLGRLLPERFLGGRMPLHLERCREGVEALARLAGIDPVHLAEGVLEVAEATMAGALRVVSVQRGHDPRDFALLPFGGAGGLHACALAEKLAIPRILIPVHPGLLSAVGLVLSDVIRDYSHSVLCSADTPQDALMGFYRPLEEQARADMAGEGIEGAALLLEHSLDLRYRGQSFEVNVPWEGDFAAAFHARHQELYGYQDEARELEIVTLRLRAVGRGPRPDLTLGHCSGDELQPAQAVAVILDGKASEIPLYQREELPCGVAFTGPALVVEETATHLVRPGWSVRVDQRANLVLEKKA
- a CDS encoding hydantoinase B/oxoprolinase family protein, with product MQKAIDPIRLEVLKNRFTSLTEEMGAVLMRTAFSPNIKERRDFSCALFDRSGQMIAQAAHIPVHLGSMPLSVAAALERNDLAPGDMILLNDPYRGGTHLPDVTLVTPVFLGEDAPEFFLANRAHHADVGGMSAGSLPLSTEIFQEGLRIPPVKIVRGGQLDRELLAMFLANVRTPVEREGDLTAQLAANRVGERRLREIVGQYGLAEAECYCGALLDYGAKLMAEVIAAIPDGSYRFEDFLDDDGVGEAPVPIRCTLTVEGERATVDFSESSTQVAGCVNAVRAITLSAVFYVFRLLAPEEIPNNAGCMRPVEVITKPGTVVDCRFPAAVAGGNVETSQRLVDVLLGALARALPERIPAASGGSMNNLTIGGVDPRSGELFAYYETIAGGAGAGPAGIGASGIQTHMTNTLNTPVEALEHAYPLRARRYRLRDGSGGSGRHRGGDGVVKEWELLGDARITLISERRRTAPYGLQGGAAGARGRNRLLRNGKVTELPGKCSIEGKAGDRLIVETPGGGGWGGLKS
- a CDS encoding UbiD family decarboxylase is translated as MSGEEFRKFVRSLEARGELTRVRVPVDPLLEIAAITDRVCKSPGGGPALLFEQVKGVRLPVLTNLFGSPGRMAAALGVEDLEEPGRRLAAAIAPLAGSGAERLQRLLAESHLQPVMVGEAACREVRDESPDLRCLPALKGWPGDGGRFFTQPLVFTRHPESGAVNCGLYRVQVFDARGAALHWSPGSGGAAHYAAWQARGERMPVAIALGADPALVLAAAAPLPAGIDEAVFAGWLRGRPLEMTFSLAGELAVPAAAEILIEGYLEPGEMRPEGPFGNHTGYYAPAAPCPLLHVTAVSHRRDPLCPATVVGRPPMENCWLGRAIERLFLPLLQVDVPELADFRFILEGMFHGCALASVAAGDDPERGKKLLRRLWSGGLLKKARMLAAFDAEVDLRDGSLCLWRAFNNVDPGLDLLVDKGRLGIDATHRDGRPAVEPDPATAALVAARWAEYGIKLDD
- the recQ gene encoding DNA helicase RecQ gives rise to the protein MPPSPIETLREVFGFSEFRPHQQQIVESLVAGEDAFVLMPTGGGKSLCYQVPALCREGVAIVVSPLISLMKDQVDALTANGVAAAFYNSSLASAEARRVLARLHAGELDLLYIAPERLMSEEFLTRLREIPLALFAIDEAHCVSQWGHDFRPEYIQLGQLRRHFPGVPLVALTATADPQTRADILERLGLRQAQVFVAGFDRPNIRYSVADKLKPASQLAAFLKTRRSESGIVYALSRKRVEEVAARLAAAGYRAAPYHAGLPDEERRRVQEAFLRDDLQVVVATVAFGMGIDKPNVRFVVHYDLPKNIESYYQETGRAGRDGLPAEALLLFGFGDVAIARGLIDKGGNPEQKRIELHKLNAMVGFAEAQNCRRRVLLGYFGEPLEEDCGNCDVCLNPPETYDATVDAQKALSCVYRVGQRFGVGHVIEVLRGANTQRLRELGHDRLSTYGIGADHPAEIWGNLIRQLIHLGYLRQDVANYSVLKLTEAARPLLRGEKALVLPKPRLKAVAEKKAPRKKAGELDYDPELFDALRALRKRLADEAGVPPYVIFGDATLAEMAAYLPTGRDELLRINGVGKLKLQKYGAQFLEEIVSFLHR
- a CDS encoding bacteriohemerythrin; its protein translation is MALQWKAEYSVGVEIIDAQHQELFRRFGALTEACKQARGKEQLAELLDFLSDYIVFHFNDEESQMLRYGYPGFAGHREEHRSFMGRIEALRKQLAEGGSSFPLLVETNEAVLRWLIMHIRKVDTAFGEYLQGRS
- a CDS encoding Slp family lipoprotein, which encodes MGSLFGRVIFPRVQPWLKSGCLLVGATLLAGWHHVLSEEAFFSVDPGARYSEVRANPQAWLGSTLLLAGVISDYRATSAGTTLEILCYSRDEQDAPQEFDANCGRFLARTSGELDPEAYRKGRRVTLTGLVAGKQVFPGGEFGEEVLVFEIGEIYLWPLPEKRRYYPAYPWYDPWYDPFYHRPYWHRYPYRHW
- a CDS encoding transglutaminase-like domain-containing protein, yielding MLIRIGYDIRFDFPGPTPLLLLLFVHPSRCADLERPDRLRSAPALQIEEFLDGFGNRCARTLAPAGPLRLSADTLVRDDGLPEPAFPELRQHPVSELPVETLPFLLGSRYCETDLLAPVAWRLFGACPEGWPRVQAVCDWVHEHIRFGYEHARADKGAWEVFRDRRGVCRDMAHLAVAFCRCLHIPARYASGYLGDIGIPPDPLPMDFNAWFEAYLGGAWHTFDPRHNTRRIGRVLMSLGRDATDTALTTAFGRNNLTGFRVITEEVG
- a CDS encoding sensor histidine kinase, encoding MAARIDRDTPLYNSRIFDTYLRFLKRHYPEVDREEVLRYAGVTPHQVADQGCWFTQEQTNRFYQKIEELTGSPGVAREAGRYCASPEAMGFARQYILGLLGPARAFELVGKAAVSFSRSAQYSSRRLGKNRFELLVTPHPGVEEQPYQCQNRFGTFEAILQIFGCRLDALEHPECLFQGDSCCRYLLSWKKPAWSQLKLVRNLAGPLLACGTLAVYFHDPEFALQWALPFSLLSVLGLTLLAENLEKRGLRGHLSSLSDPADQLIQQINTNYNNALITNEVGQAISQKTQIGDILHGILRILEKRLDFDRGVIMLADEAEEKLVFREGYGWAEEHRRSLEASPVPYRLPGGHGPLARAFLEKTPQMVNRIEEIADRLSAEGLEMLRQLGVKSFIACPIISGDEAIGVLAVENHRGNRPLTQGDISLLMGLAPIIGIRIGNARLLETQHRQQHEILTLEKARNEIAAAKEKAEHFAGELQQINEELKSFTYIVSHDLRAPLVNIKGFSAELTAALGDLDEQLQEYLAQLDESRRHELELILRQDVPEALDFINSSVARMSFQIDEILKLSRVGHRELSMETVDTRALVEKILKTLAHQLETRQVEVVLGKLPPVAADPLAMEQIFGNLLDNAVKYLDPSRKGLLEVNAENQGPFIRFAFRDNGRGIAAEDLEKVFAIFRRSGKQDVKGDGMGLAYVRALVRRLGGRIWCESQLDRETTFFVLLPAKTPGP